The Syntrophaceae bacterium genomic interval ACTCATCGGAGGATATGAACCGGCCCGGACATTCATTCTCCAGGCTTTAAAAAACGGGAAGCACGTCGTGACCGCCAACAAGGCGCTCCTGGCCACTCATGGGGACGAGATCTTTCGGGCCGCTGAGACTGCAAAAGTGGATATCGGCTTCGAGGCCAGTGTCGGGGGAACAATCCCCATTATCAAGACACTCAAGGAATCGCTTGTGGCGAACCGGATCCAGTCGATCCTGGGAATCATGAACGGCACCTCCAACTTTATTCTGACGAAGATGACCGACGAGGGAAAGGCATTCGACGTCGTCCTGCGGGAGGCCCAGGCCCTTGGATTTGCCGAAGCGGATCCGACCTTTGACATCGAAGGAATCGATACGGCTCACAAACTGGCAATTACCCTTTCCCTCGCATACGGCAAGCGGGTCAATCTCGGTGACCTTTACAGGGAGGGAATCACCCGGATCAGCGAACAGGACATTGAGTTTGCCCGCGAACTCGGCTACCGGATCAAGCTTCTGGCCATCGCTATCCAGCGGGGGCAGGCCGTGGAAGCGCGGATCCATCCCACAATGATTCCATCGAATCATCTGCTGGCCAACGTGAACGGGAATTTCAACGCCTTCCATATCGTGGGGGACGCGGCGGACTCTGTTTTTCTCTATGGGCAGGGGGCGGGCATGATGCCGACGGCC includes:
- a CDS encoding homoserine dehydrogenase; this encodes MKTISLGLIGFGTVGTGVVRILKESGDMLSRRLGAQIVLKKIADLDVESRRAASVERNLLTTDAGDILSDPDIDIVIELIGGYEPARTFILQALKNGKHVVTANKALLATHGDEIFRAAETAKVDIGFEASVGGTIPIIKTLKESLVANRIQSILGIMNGTSNFILTKMTDEGKAFDVVLREAQALGFAEADPTFDIEGIDTAHKLAITLSLAYGKRVNLGDLYREGITRISEQDIEFARELGYRIKLLAIAIQRGQAVEARIHPTMIPSNHLLANVNGNFNAFHIVGDAADSVFLYGQGAGMMPTASAVIGDVVDISREILKGTSCRVPHRTLGEEFLEDICLVPFDEMTTNYYFRFTAADRAGVLSKISGILGEKNISIASVIQKGKKQGGAVPVVMTTYKAREKDVREALKHIDQLDVVHGETILIRIEDENL